One part of the Arabidopsis thaliana chromosome 4, partial sequence genome encodes these proteins:
- the CHB3 gene encoding DNA-binding family protein (CHB3; FUNCTIONS IN: DNA binding, sequence-specific DNA binding transcription factor activity, zinc ion binding; EXPRESSED IN: 25 plant structures; EXPRESSED DURING: 13 growth stages; CONTAINS InterPro DOMAIN/s: SANT, DNA-binding (InterPro:IPR001005), Homeodomain-like (InterPro:IPR009057), Myb, DNA-binding (InterPro:IPR014778), SWIRM (InterPro:IPR007526), SANT, eukarya (InterPro:IPR017884), Zinc finger, ZZ-type (InterPro:IPR000433); BEST Arabidopsis thaliana protein match is: SWITCH/sucrose nonfermenting 3C (TAIR:AT1G21700.1); Has 35333 Blast hits to 34131 proteins in 2444 species: Archae - 798; Bacteria - 22429; Metazoa - 974; Fungi - 991; Plants - 531; Viruses - 0; Other Eukaryotes - 9610 (source: NCBI BLink).), translated as MEEKRRDSAGTLAFAGSSGDSPASEPMPAPRRRGGGLKRKANALGGSNFFSSAPSKRMLTREKAMLASFSPVHNGPLTRARQAPSIMPSAADGVKSEVLNVAVGADGEKPKEEEERNKAIREWEALEAKIEADFEAIRSRDSNVHVVPNHCGWFSWEKIHPLEERSLPSFFNGKLEGRTSEVYREIRNWIMGKFHSNPNIQIELKDLTELEVGDSEAKQEVMEFLDYWGLINFHPFPPTDTGSTASDHDDLGDKESLLNSLYRFQVDEACPPLVHKPRFTAQATPSGLFPDPMAADELLKQEGPAVEYHCNSCSADCSRKRYHCPKQADFDLCTECFNSGKFSSDMSSSDFILMEPAEAPGVGSGKWTDQETLLLLEALEIFKENWNEIAEHVATKTKAQCMLHFLQMPIEDAFLDQIDYKDPISKDTTDLAVSKDDNSVLKDAPEEAENKKRVDEDETMKEVPEPEDGNEEKVSQESSKPGDASEETNEMEAEQKTPKLETAIEERCKDEADENIALKALTEAFEDVGHSSTPEASFSFADLGNPVMGLAAFLVRLAGSDVATASARASIKSLHSNSGMLLATRHCYILEDPPDNKKDPTKSKSCSADAEGNDDNSHKDDQPEEKSKKAEEVSLNSDDREMPDTDTGKETQDSVSEEKQPGSRTENSTTKLDAVQEKRSSKPVTTDNSEKPVDIICPSQDKCSGKELQEPLKDGNKLSSENKDASQSTVSQSAADASQPEASRDVEMKDTLQSEKDPEDVVKTVGEKVQLAKEEGANDVLSTPDKSVSQQPIGSASAPENGTAGGNPNIEGKKEKDICEGTKDKYNIEKLKRAAISAISAAAVKAKNLAKQEEDQIRQLSGSLIEKQQLHKLEAKLSIFNEAESLTMRVREQLERSRQRLYHERAQIIAARLGVPPSMSSKASLPTNRIAANFANVAQRPPMGMAFPRPPMPRPPGFPVPGSFVAATTMTGSSDPSPGSDNVSSV; from the exons ATGGAGGAAAAACGACGCGATTCTGCTGGAACCCTAGCTTTTGCTGGTAGCTCTGGAGATTCTCCGGCATCTGAGCCGATGCCGGCGCCACGGCGACGCGGCGGAGGTTTGAAAAGGAAAGCGAATGCTCTTGGGGGTtctaatttcttctcttctgcgCCGTCGAAGAGGATGTTGACGCGTGAGAAGGCGATGcttgcttctttttctccgGTACATAATGGGCCTTTAACTAGAGCTCGTCAGGCGCCGAGTATTATGCCCTCGGCGGCGGATGGGGTTAAGTCGGAGGTTTTGAATGTAGCGGTGGGTGCGGATGGAGAGAAGCccaaggaggaggaagagaggaaTAAGGCGATCCGTGAGTGGGAGGCTTTGGAGGCTAAGATCGAAGCTGATTTTGAAGCAATTAGATCTCGTGACAGTAATGTTCATGTGGTGCCTAATCATTGCG GTTGGTTTTCATGGGAAAAAATTCACCCGCTTGAGGAACGTTCATTGCCCTCTTTCTTCAATGGCAAGTTGGAGGGTCGCACTTCTGAGGTATATAGGGAAATACGGAATTGGATCATGGGGAAGTTTCATTCCAATCCAAACATACAAATAGAATTAAAAGACTTAACAGAACTCGAGGTTGGAGACTCGGAAGCAAAGCAAGAGGTGATGGAGTTCTTGGACTACTGGGGCTTAATCAATTTCCACCCATTTCCACCAACAGATACTGGTTCAACAGCCTCTGATCATGATGATTTAGGGGATAAGGAGTCACTGCTTAACAGTTTATATCGATTTCAAGTAGATGAGGCTTGCCCTCCTCTTGTTCACAAGCCTCGTTTCACAGCACAAGCTACTCCATCAGGGTTGTTTCCTGATCCGATGGCTGCTGATGAATTGCTGAAACAAGAGGGTCCAGCGGTCGAATATCACTGCAATTCCTGTTCAGCTGATTGCTCTCGCAAGCGCTACCACTGCCCGAAACAG GCAGATTTTGACTTATGCACGGAATGCTTTAACAGTGGCAAGTTCAGCTCAGATATGTCATCTTCTGATTTTATACTAATGGAACCTGCTGAGGCCCCTGGCGTTGGTAGTGGGAAGTGGACTGATCAAgagactcttcttctccttgaaGCTTTAGAAATCTTCAAGGAAAATTGGAATGAGATTGCAGAGCATGTtgctacaaaaacaaaagctcaGTGTAtgcttcattttcttcaaatgCCAATCGAGGATGCGTTTCTTGATCAAATTGACTACAAAGATCCAATCTCAAAAGACACTACAGATTTAGCTGTGTCTAAAGATGATAATTCTGTCCTTAAAGATGCACCTGAAGAGGCAGAGAACAAGAAACgtgttgatgaagatgaaactATGAAAGAAGTTCCAGAACCAGAAGATGgcaatgaagaaaaagtctCTCAGGAATCTTCAAAGCCTGGAGATGCGAGTGAAGAAACTAATGAAATGGAAGCAGAGCAGAAAACACCCAAGTTAGAGACCGCCATTGAAGAAAGATGTAAAGATGAGGCTGACGAAAACATTGCTCTGAAAGCTCTTACTGAAGCTTTTGAGGATGTTGGACATTCCTCCACACCTGAAGCCTCTTTTTCCTTTGCTGATTTAGGAAACCCTGTCATGGGACTG GCAGCCTTTCTAGTGAGATTGGCAGGATCTGATGTTGCTACTGCGTCAGCTCGGGCTTCCATTAAATCTCTTCACAGCAATTCTGGGATGTTGCTTGCCACACGACATTGTTATATTCTGGAAGATCCACCAGACAACAAGAAGGATCCAACTAAATCAAAAAG TTGCAGTGCTGATGCAGAGGGGAATGATGATAATTCCCATAAAGATGATCAGccagaagaaaaaagcaaaaaagcaGAAGAGGTCTCCTTAAATTCAGATGATAGGGAAATGCCAGATACTGATACAGGCAAAGAAACTCAGGATTCAGTCTCTGAAGAAAAGCAACCCGGTTCTCGAACTGAAAATTCTACTACAAAACTAGATGCTGTGCAAGAAAAAAGATCTAGTAAGCCAGTTACAACTGACAATTCTGAGAAACCAGTGGATATAATATGTCCGTCGCAGGACAAATGTTCAGGGAAGGAGCTTCAAGAACCTTTGAAGGATGGGAATAAGCTTTCTAGTGAAAATAAAGACGCCTCTCAGTCAACTGTCTCCCAGTCAGCTGCAGATGCTTCTCAGCCAGAAGCATCAAGAGATGTGGAAATGAAGGATACTCTACAGTCAGAGAAGGATCCTGAAGATGTGGTCAAAACAGTAGGAGAAAAGGTTCAACTGGCTAAGGAGGAGGGTGCAAATGATGTTCTTAGTACTCCAGACAAGTCTGTTTCACAGCAGCCCATTGGATCAGCTTCTGCACCGGAAAATGGAACAGCTG GTGGAAATCCAAATAtagaaggaaagaaagagaaggatatTTGTGAAGGGACAAAAGACAAATATAACATCGAGAAGCTTAAGCGCGCAGCCATCTCTGCTATCTCAGCCGCAGCAGTAAAAGCAAAGAATCTTgcaaagcaagaagaagatcaaatcCGACAACTTTCGGGATCATTGATAGAGAAGCAG CAGCTACATAAACTAGAAGCAAAGCTATCTATCTTCAATGAAGCTGAAAGCTTGACAATGAGGGTAAGAGAGCAATTAGAAAGGTCAAGGCAACGGCTATATCATGAAAGGGCTCAGATCATAGCAGCTCGACTAGGTGTCCCACCTTCAATGTCCTCAAAAGCATCGTTACCAACAAACAGAATCGCTGCAAATTTTGCTAATGTAGCTCAAAGGCCTCCAATGGGCATGGCCTTTCCACGCCCACCAATGCCAAGGCCCCCAGGTTTCCCTGTTCCTGGTTCTTTTGTAGCTGCTACAACAATGACCGGAAGTTCAGATCCATCTCCAGGTTCAGACAATGTTTCTTCGGTTTAG
- the CHB3 gene encoding DNA-binding family protein (CHB3; FUNCTIONS IN: DNA binding, sequence-specific DNA binding transcription factor activity, zinc ion binding; EXPRESSED IN: 25 plant structures; EXPRESSED DURING: 13 growth stages; CONTAINS InterPro DOMAIN/s: SANT, DNA-binding (InterPro:IPR001005), Homeodomain-like (InterPro:IPR009057), Myb, DNA-binding (InterPro:IPR014778), SWIRM (InterPro:IPR007526), SANT, eukarya (InterPro:IPR017884), Zinc finger, ZZ-type (InterPro:IPR000433); BEST Arabidopsis thaliana protein match is: SWITCH/sucrose nonfermenting 3C (TAIR:AT1G21700.1); Has 16471 Blast hits to 10991 proteins in 902 species: Archae - 40; Bacteria - 1696; Metazoa - 6618; Fungi - 2331; Plants - 955; Viruses - 102; Other Eukaryotes - 4729 (source: NCBI BLink).) codes for MEEKRRDSAGTLAFAGSSGDSPASEPMPAPRRRGGGLKRKANALGGSNFFSSAPSKRMLTREKAMLASFSPVHNGPLTRARQAPSIMPSAADGVKSEVLNVAVGADGEKPKEEEERNKAIREWEALEAKIEADFEAIRSRDSNVHVVPNHCGWFSWEKIHPLEERSLPSFFNGKLEGRTSEVYREIRNWIMGKFHSNPNIQIELKDLTELEVGDSEAKQEVMEFLDYWGLINFHPFPPTDTGSTASDHDDLGDKESLLNSLYRFQVDEACPPLVHKPRFTAQATPSGLFPDPMAADELLKQEGPAVEYHCNSCSADCSRKRYHCPKQADFDLCTECFNSGKFSSDMSSSDFILMEPAEAPGVGSGKWTDQETLLLLEALEIFKENWNEIAEHVATKTKAQCMLHFLQMPIEDAFLDQIDYKDPISKDTTDLAVSKDDNSVLKDAPEEAENKKRVDEDETMKEVPEPEDGNEEKVSQESSKPGDASEETNEMEAEQKTPKLETAIEERCKDEADENIALKALTEAFEDVGHSSTPEASFSFADLGNPVMGLAAFLVRLAGSDVATASARASIKSLHSNSGMLLATRHCYILEDPPDNKKDPTKSKSCSADAEGNDDNSHKDDQPEEKSKKAEEVSLNSDDREMPDTDTGKETQDSVSEEKQPGSRTENSTTKLDAVQEKRSSKPVTTDNSEKPVDIICPSQDKCSGKELQEPLKDGNKLSSENKDASQSTVSQSAADASQPEASRDVEMKDTLQSEKDPEDVVKTVGEKVQLAKEEGANDVLSTPDKSVSQQPIGSASAPENGTAGGNPNIEGKKEKDICEGTKDKYNIEKLKRAAISAISAAAVKAKNLAKQEEDQIRQLSGSLIEKQLHKLEAKLSIFNEAESLTMRVREQLERSRQRLYHERAQIIAARLGVPPSMSSKASLPTNRIAANFANVAQRPPMGMAFPRPPMPRPPGFPVPGSFVAATTMTGSSDPSPGSDNVSSV; via the exons ATGGAGGAAAAACGACGCGATTCTGCTGGAACCCTAGCTTTTGCTGGTAGCTCTGGAGATTCTCCGGCATCTGAGCCGATGCCGGCGCCACGGCGACGCGGCGGAGGTTTGAAAAGGAAAGCGAATGCTCTTGGGGGTtctaatttcttctcttctgcgCCGTCGAAGAGGATGTTGACGCGTGAGAAGGCGATGcttgcttctttttctccgGTACATAATGGGCCTTTAACTAGAGCTCGTCAGGCGCCGAGTATTATGCCCTCGGCGGCGGATGGGGTTAAGTCGGAGGTTTTGAATGTAGCGGTGGGTGCGGATGGAGAGAAGCccaaggaggaggaagagaggaaTAAGGCGATCCGTGAGTGGGAGGCTTTGGAGGCTAAGATCGAAGCTGATTTTGAAGCAATTAGATCTCGTGACAGTAATGTTCATGTGGTGCCTAATCATTGCG GTTGGTTTTCATGGGAAAAAATTCACCCGCTTGAGGAACGTTCATTGCCCTCTTTCTTCAATGGCAAGTTGGAGGGTCGCACTTCTGAGGTATATAGGGAAATACGGAATTGGATCATGGGGAAGTTTCATTCCAATCCAAACATACAAATAGAATTAAAAGACTTAACAGAACTCGAGGTTGGAGACTCGGAAGCAAAGCAAGAGGTGATGGAGTTCTTGGACTACTGGGGCTTAATCAATTTCCACCCATTTCCACCAACAGATACTGGTTCAACAGCCTCTGATCATGATGATTTAGGGGATAAGGAGTCACTGCTTAACAGTTTATATCGATTTCAAGTAGATGAGGCTTGCCCTCCTCTTGTTCACAAGCCTCGTTTCACAGCACAAGCTACTCCATCAGGGTTGTTTCCTGATCCGATGGCTGCTGATGAATTGCTGAAACAAGAGGGTCCAGCGGTCGAATATCACTGCAATTCCTGTTCAGCTGATTGCTCTCGCAAGCGCTACCACTGCCCGAAACAG GCAGATTTTGACTTATGCACGGAATGCTTTAACAGTGGCAAGTTCAGCTCAGATATGTCATCTTCTGATTTTATACTAATGGAACCTGCTGAGGCCCCTGGCGTTGGTAGTGGGAAGTGGACTGATCAAgagactcttcttctccttgaaGCTTTAGAAATCTTCAAGGAAAATTGGAATGAGATTGCAGAGCATGTtgctacaaaaacaaaagctcaGTGTAtgcttcattttcttcaaatgCCAATCGAGGATGCGTTTCTTGATCAAATTGACTACAAAGATCCAATCTCAAAAGACACTACAGATTTAGCTGTGTCTAAAGATGATAATTCTGTCCTTAAAGATGCACCTGAAGAGGCAGAGAACAAGAAACgtgttgatgaagatgaaactATGAAAGAAGTTCCAGAACCAGAAGATGgcaatgaagaaaaagtctCTCAGGAATCTTCAAAGCCTGGAGATGCGAGTGAAGAAACTAATGAAATGGAAGCAGAGCAGAAAACACCCAAGTTAGAGACCGCCATTGAAGAAAGATGTAAAGATGAGGCTGACGAAAACATTGCTCTGAAAGCTCTTACTGAAGCTTTTGAGGATGTTGGACATTCCTCCACACCTGAAGCCTCTTTTTCCTTTGCTGATTTAGGAAACCCTGTCATGGGACTG GCAGCCTTTCTAGTGAGATTGGCAGGATCTGATGTTGCTACTGCGTCAGCTCGGGCTTCCATTAAATCTCTTCACAGCAATTCTGGGATGTTGCTTGCCACACGACATTGTTATATTCTGGAAGATCCACCAGACAACAAGAAGGATCCAACTAAATCAAAAAG TTGCAGTGCTGATGCAGAGGGGAATGATGATAATTCCCATAAAGATGATCAGccagaagaaaaaagcaaaaaagcaGAAGAGGTCTCCTTAAATTCAGATGATAGGGAAATGCCAGATACTGATACAGGCAAAGAAACTCAGGATTCAGTCTCTGAAGAAAAGCAACCCGGTTCTCGAACTGAAAATTCTACTACAAAACTAGATGCTGTGCAAGAAAAAAGATCTAGTAAGCCAGTTACAACTGACAATTCTGAGAAACCAGTGGATATAATATGTCCGTCGCAGGACAAATGTTCAGGGAAGGAGCTTCAAGAACCTTTGAAGGATGGGAATAAGCTTTCTAGTGAAAATAAAGACGCCTCTCAGTCAACTGTCTCCCAGTCAGCTGCAGATGCTTCTCAGCCAGAAGCATCAAGAGATGTGGAAATGAAGGATACTCTACAGTCAGAGAAGGATCCTGAAGATGTGGTCAAAACAGTAGGAGAAAAGGTTCAACTGGCTAAGGAGGAGGGTGCAAATGATGTTCTTAGTACTCCAGACAAGTCTGTTTCACAGCAGCCCATTGGATCAGCTTCTGCACCGGAAAATGGAACAGCTG GTGGAAATCCAAATAtagaaggaaagaaagagaaggatatTTGTGAAGGGACAAAAGACAAATATAACATCGAGAAGCTTAAGCGCGCAGCCATCTCTGCTATCTCAGCCGCAGCAGTAAAAGCAAAGAATCTTgcaaagcaagaagaagatcaaatcCGACAACTTTCGGGATCATTGATAGAGAAGCAG CTACATAAACTAGAAGCAAAGCTATCTATCTTCAATGAAGCTGAAAGCTTGACAATGAGGGTAAGAGAGCAATTAGAAAGGTCAAGGCAACGGCTATATCATGAAAGGGCTCAGATCATAGCAGCTCGACTAGGTGTCCCACCTTCAATGTCCTCAAAAGCATCGTTACCAACAAACAGAATCGCTGCAAATTTTGCTAATGTAGCTCAAAGGCCTCCAATGGGCATGGCCTTTCCACGCCCACCAATGCCAAGGCCCCCAGGTTTCCCTGTTCCTGGTTCTTTTGTAGCTGCTACAACAATGACCGGAAGTTCAGATCCATCTCCAGGTTCAGACAATGTTTCTTCGGTTTAG
- the CHB3 gene encoding DNA-binding family protein (CHB3; FUNCTIONS IN: DNA binding, sequence-specific DNA binding transcription factor activity, zinc ion binding; EXPRESSED IN: 25 plant structures; EXPRESSED DURING: 13 growth stages; CONTAINS InterPro DOMAIN/s: SANT, DNA-binding (InterPro:IPR001005), Homeodomain-like (InterPro:IPR009057), Myb, DNA-binding (InterPro:IPR014778), SWIRM (InterPro:IPR007526), SANT, eukarya (InterPro:IPR017884), Zinc finger, ZZ-type (InterPro:IPR000433); BEST Arabidopsis thaliana protein match is: SWITCH/sucrose nonfermenting 3C (TAIR:AT1G21700.1); Has 17747 Blast hits to 11817 proteins in 958 species: Archae - 45; Bacteria - 1957; Metazoa - 7032; Fungi - 2514; Plants - 988; Viruses - 139; Other Eukaryotes - 5072 (source: NCBI BLink).), whose protein sequence is MEEKRRDSAGTLAFAGSSGDSPASEPMPAPRRRGGGLKRKANALGGSNFFSSAPSKRMLTREKAMLASFSPVHNGPLTRARQAPSIMPSAADGVKSEVLNVAVGADGEKPKEEEERNKAIREWEALEAKIEADFEAIRSRDSNVHVVPNHCGWFSWEKIHPLEERSLPSFFNGKLEGRTSEVYREIRNWIMGKFHSNPNIQIELKDLTELEVGDSEAKQEVMEFLDYWGLINFHPFPPTDTGSTASDHDDLGDKESLLNSLYRFQVDEACPPLVHKPRFTAQATPSGLFPDPMAADELLKQEGPAVEYHCNSCSADCSRKRYHCPKQADFDLCTECFNSGKFSSDMSSSDFILMEPAEAPGVGSGKWTDQETLLLLEALEIFKENWNEIAEHVATKTKAQCMLHFLQMPIEDAFLDQIDYKDPISKDTTDLAVSKDDNSVLKDAPEEAENKKRVDEDETMKEVPEPEDGNEEKVSQESSKPGDASEETNEMEAEQKTPKLETAIEERCKDEADENIALKALTEAFEDVGHSSTPEASFSFADLGNPVMGLAAFLVRLAGSDVATASARASIKSLHSNSGMLLATRHCYILEDPPDNKKDPTKSKSADAEGNDDNSHKDDQPEEKSKKAEEVSLNSDDREMPDTDTGKETQDSVSEEKQPGSRTENSTTKLDAVQEKRSSKPVTTDNSEKPVDIICPSQDKCSGKELQEPLKDGNKLSSENKDASQSTVSQSAADASQPEASRDVEMKDTLQSEKDPEDVVKTVGEKVQLAKEEGANDVLSTPDKSVSQQPIGSASAPENGTAGGNPNIEGKKEKDICEGTKDKYNIEKLKRAAISAISAAAVKAKNLAKQEEDQIRQLSGSLIEKQLHKLEAKLSIFNEAESLTMRVREQLERSRQRLYHERAQIIAARLGVPPSMSSKASLPTNRIAANFANVAQRPPMGMAFPRPPMPRPPGFPVPGSFVAATTMTGSSDPSPGSDNVSSV, encoded by the exons ATGGAGGAAAAACGACGCGATTCTGCTGGAACCCTAGCTTTTGCTGGTAGCTCTGGAGATTCTCCGGCATCTGAGCCGATGCCGGCGCCACGGCGACGCGGCGGAGGTTTGAAAAGGAAAGCGAATGCTCTTGGGGGTtctaatttcttctcttctgcgCCGTCGAAGAGGATGTTGACGCGTGAGAAGGCGATGcttgcttctttttctccgGTACATAATGGGCCTTTAACTAGAGCTCGTCAGGCGCCGAGTATTATGCCCTCGGCGGCGGATGGGGTTAAGTCGGAGGTTTTGAATGTAGCGGTGGGTGCGGATGGAGAGAAGCccaaggaggaggaagagaggaaTAAGGCGATCCGTGAGTGGGAGGCTTTGGAGGCTAAGATCGAAGCTGATTTTGAAGCAATTAGATCTCGTGACAGTAATGTTCATGTGGTGCCTAATCATTGCG GTTGGTTTTCATGGGAAAAAATTCACCCGCTTGAGGAACGTTCATTGCCCTCTTTCTTCAATGGCAAGTTGGAGGGTCGCACTTCTGAGGTATATAGGGAAATACGGAATTGGATCATGGGGAAGTTTCATTCCAATCCAAACATACAAATAGAATTAAAAGACTTAACAGAACTCGAGGTTGGAGACTCGGAAGCAAAGCAAGAGGTGATGGAGTTCTTGGACTACTGGGGCTTAATCAATTTCCACCCATTTCCACCAACAGATACTGGTTCAACAGCCTCTGATCATGATGATTTAGGGGATAAGGAGTCACTGCTTAACAGTTTATATCGATTTCAAGTAGATGAGGCTTGCCCTCCTCTTGTTCACAAGCCTCGTTTCACAGCACAAGCTACTCCATCAGGGTTGTTTCCTGATCCGATGGCTGCTGATGAATTGCTGAAACAAGAGGGTCCAGCGGTCGAATATCACTGCAATTCCTGTTCAGCTGATTGCTCTCGCAAGCGCTACCACTGCCCGAAACAG GCAGATTTTGACTTATGCACGGAATGCTTTAACAGTGGCAAGTTCAGCTCAGATATGTCATCTTCTGATTTTATACTAATGGAACCTGCTGAGGCCCCTGGCGTTGGTAGTGGGAAGTGGACTGATCAAgagactcttcttctccttgaaGCTTTAGAAATCTTCAAGGAAAATTGGAATGAGATTGCAGAGCATGTtgctacaaaaacaaaagctcaGTGTAtgcttcattttcttcaaatgCCAATCGAGGATGCGTTTCTTGATCAAATTGACTACAAAGATCCAATCTCAAAAGACACTACAGATTTAGCTGTGTCTAAAGATGATAATTCTGTCCTTAAAGATGCACCTGAAGAGGCAGAGAACAAGAAACgtgttgatgaagatgaaactATGAAAGAAGTTCCAGAACCAGAAGATGgcaatgaagaaaaagtctCTCAGGAATCTTCAAAGCCTGGAGATGCGAGTGAAGAAACTAATGAAATGGAAGCAGAGCAGAAAACACCCAAGTTAGAGACCGCCATTGAAGAAAGATGTAAAGATGAGGCTGACGAAAACATTGCTCTGAAAGCTCTTACTGAAGCTTTTGAGGATGTTGGACATTCCTCCACACCTGAAGCCTCTTTTTCCTTTGCTGATTTAGGAAACCCTGTCATGGGACTG GCAGCCTTTCTAGTGAGATTGGCAGGATCTGATGTTGCTACTGCGTCAGCTCGGGCTTCCATTAAATCTCTTCACAGCAATTCTGGGATGTTGCTTGCCACACGACATTGTTATATTCTGGAAGATCCACCAGACAACAAGAAGGATCCAACTAAATCAAAAAG TGCTGATGCAGAGGGGAATGATGATAATTCCCATAAAGATGATCAGccagaagaaaaaagcaaaaaagcaGAAGAGGTCTCCTTAAATTCAGATGATAGGGAAATGCCAGATACTGATACAGGCAAAGAAACTCAGGATTCAGTCTCTGAAGAAAAGCAACCCGGTTCTCGAACTGAAAATTCTACTACAAAACTAGATGCTGTGCAAGAAAAAAGATCTAGTAAGCCAGTTACAACTGACAATTCTGAGAAACCAGTGGATATAATATGTCCGTCGCAGGACAAATGTTCAGGGAAGGAGCTTCAAGAACCTTTGAAGGATGGGAATAAGCTTTCTAGTGAAAATAAAGACGCCTCTCAGTCAACTGTCTCCCAGTCAGCTGCAGATGCTTCTCAGCCAGAAGCATCAAGAGATGTGGAAATGAAGGATACTCTACAGTCAGAGAAGGATCCTGAAGATGTGGTCAAAACAGTAGGAGAAAAGGTTCAACTGGCTAAGGAGGAGGGTGCAAATGATGTTCTTAGTACTCCAGACAAGTCTGTTTCACAGCAGCCCATTGGATCAGCTTCTGCACCGGAAAATGGAACAGCTG GTGGAAATCCAAATAtagaaggaaagaaagagaaggatatTTGTGAAGGGACAAAAGACAAATATAACATCGAGAAGCTTAAGCGCGCAGCCATCTCTGCTATCTCAGCCGCAGCAGTAAAAGCAAAGAATCTTgcaaagcaagaagaagatcaaatcCGACAACTTTCGGGATCATTGATAGAGAAGCAG CTACATAAACTAGAAGCAAAGCTATCTATCTTCAATGAAGCTGAAAGCTTGACAATGAGGGTAAGAGAGCAATTAGAAAGGTCAAGGCAACGGCTATATCATGAAAGGGCTCAGATCATAGCAGCTCGACTAGGTGTCCCACCTTCAATGTCCTCAAAAGCATCGTTACCAACAAACAGAATCGCTGCAAATTTTGCTAATGTAGCTCAAAGGCCTCCAATGGGCATGGCCTTTCCACGCCCACCAATGCCAAGGCCCCCAGGTTTCCCTGTTCCTGGTTCTTTTGTAGCTGCTACAACAATGACCGGAAGTTCAGATCCATCTCCAGGTTCAGACAATGTTTCTTCGGTTTAG